Sequence from the Symbiopectobacterium purcellii genome:
CAGCAATGTTGGCTGGGGTATGGCCCTTATCGGAGTCATAGCCGGAAGCGGTAACATTGGTGACTTGCGCGGCGGTAGCAGAAAGTGAAAACAGGCCTAACACACAGGCAGTGACCAGAGCGTATTTTTTCATTTTTTTACCTCATTCACAGGGATAAAGGAACGCAGATCCGTTGCGTTAATGTGAAATGAGAGTATGAAAAAAAAGAAATGCTATTTCAGTTACCCGCGTCGCGTTATTGCGATCGGCGTAGCAGCAAAATGTGGTCAGCCTTTTATACCTGTTGTGCGTTTGCGGTGTTCTGCGCGCAAACGTGGGCAGCTCGGGCAGAGAGCTCCGCCTTCCAGACGATAAATCAGACAGCAGTGCCGCCGTTCCTTTTTTTGCTCACCAGAGGGAAGGGTACGTAAACGGATCGGTTGATACAGACGATTTTTTTCGCCGTTGGCAAGCTCTGCTCTATCAAGTAAATCAGCAGCGTGGCGCACATCCGCCCCCTCTTGTTCCGCCTGATTCATCCCCTGGTAAAAACGCACGCCAGCATTATTCCAAAACAGCGCCGCACTTAGCCCTGAGAGTGCGGAGAGCTGTTGGCATACGGGAGCGATGTGTTCATCGATCAGCGGTAAAAAAGCCTGCCACTGGCGCTCCTCAACTGGACTGCCGAGCGAGGAGAGCACAAAGCGTTGTGGCGTGCCTTGTTCGCTCTGCACATAAGCAATATCAGTCAGATGATAAGGAAGTTGCCACTGATGGCGCAGGTGGACATAGACCCAGGGTGCAACCAGTAACGCAAAATACCACTGTGACCATCTGGATATCAGGTAGGGAATCGCCTGCTCTGGCTGCCCTTGGGTCAGCGTGTGCAACCATGATGGCAGTCCCGCTGTTAGCGGCGCTTGCAGCAGCGTAGTGGGAAAAAGTGCGGCCCCGTCAGGCGCAGAGAGCAAAAAACGCGTTTCTATTGCGCGTCTGATTTCCGCATGTTGTTGTTCTAGGCCACAGCTATTCACACCGACTCCGATGGGGCATTGGCAACAGAAGGAGGATTTTGCATAATACGACGCAAAATTGGAATGATAATAATTACTTTTCTCATGATTGGCTTATCGGGTGCTTTTTCTCGCCGTCATTTATTGAAACTGGCTGCGCTCTCTCCATGGTTTACGTCGGGCTTTGTCTCGGCATCTGACCCTATTGTCAATCTTGAGCGGATAATCGCGCTGGAGTGGCGACCCGTGGAACTGCTGATGGCTCTGGGCATTACGCCGCTTGCCGTGGCGGAGAAGGGCAATTATCACCGATGGGTGGTGGAGCCAGCGTTGTCTGACCGTGTGATTGATGTCGGGTTACGCAACGAGCCCAATATGGAATTGTTGCAACGCCTCAATCCCTCTCTGTTTCTGGTGTCGCAAGGGTTTGGGCCCGATATTGAACCATTGACCCGTTTGGCGCCTTGCTTCGCGTCAGGTTTCCGCGATGCGCAACACCAACCGCTTGATGCCGCCCGGCGCGATCTGCTTTTGCTCGGCCAACGCTTGAACCTGACGCGTATTGCTGAACAGCATCTGATCGAATGTGATCGTGAACTGGATACCCTGGCACAACGGCTTGGTGCTTATTCGCCCCGTCCTTTGCTGCTGTTCTCGCTGCTTGATAGCCGCCGTGCGCTGGTTATGGGCCATAACAGCTTGTTTAACAACGTGCTCACCCGACTCGGCTTAACCAATGCCTGGCAGGAAGAAACCAACTTTTGGGGAAGCGCCGTGGTAGGCATTGAGCGCCTGGTGCGCTATGAGGATGTTCAAGCGCTGTTCTTTGTTCAGGGCGATACCGCACTGCTGGATGCGGTGTCCCAATCAGAGCTGTGGCGCATGATGCCCTTTGTTCGGGACAACCGCTGGAAGACCTTGCCTGCGGTCTGGTTTTACGGTGCAACGTTCTCAGCGCTACGCTTTGCACGGCTTCTGGTGCAGGCGTTGGAGTCGAAGGCATGAGAACTTTTGGCCTGCTGTGGTTATCTGCGCTGACGTTGGTGGCAATTGGGCTCACTGGCGTGAATTTTAGTCAACTGGTACCGTCACACCTCTGGTGGCACAGCATCTGGAACCCGGATGGGCAAGATGCCAACCAGATGTTGTTTCATTTCAGCCTGCTACCCCGGACGGTGCTGTCACTGCTGGTAGGCTCCTCATTGGGGCTGGTTGGCGTGTTGTTTCAGCAAATTTTGCGTAACCCGCTGGCGGAGCCTGCGACGCTCGGCGTTTCTGCGGGCGCGCAATTAGGCTTGGCTCTGGCAACGCTGTGGGCCCTGCCTGGCGGAGAGACAACGCGGCAGTTGGCGACGATTGTTGGTGCAATAGCAGCGGGTGCCATTGTGTTTGGGGTGGCATCGGGGCGGCGTATGTCGCCCATTACCCTGATTCTCGCCGGATTGGTGGTGGGTCTGTATTGTGGTGCGGTGAAAAGTTTGCTGACGCTGTTCAACCATGAACGTTTGCAAAGCCTGTTTCTGTGGGGCAGCGGTATGCTCAATCAGTATGACTGGAGCGCCGTTTCGTTCCTGTGGCCTCGGATGCTGATTGGCCTGGTGATCGTGTTATTGATGATCCGTCCGTTAGCGATGCTGGCTTTGGACGACGCTGTGATCCGCAGTCTGGGGGTAAACCTGACGATGGCGCGTATCGCCGGGTTGGGCATCGCCATGGTGCTGAGTGCCATGCTGGTGAGCGTAGCCGGTGTGATCGGTTTTATTGGTCTGTTTGCCCCGTTACTGGCGCGCATGTTGGGTGCCAGAAGGTTCGGGCCGCAGCTTGCGTTGGCGATGCTGGTGGGGGCTCTGCTGCTGGTCATCAGCGATCAGTGCATCATTCTGCTTGCACACTACTGGCGCGAGGTACCGACGGGGGTTGCGACCGCACTGGTGGGCGCGCCGGTTATGCTGTGGTTACTGCCACATCTGCGCCATGTGAATGTGCCTTCGGTGGACACGGTTCACCAATCGGTGCGTGAACGCGCGCTGAGCACGCCGCTATTGACCCTCTACGCGGCGTTGTTGCTGCTCCTTCTGTTGATTGCGTTGGCCAGCGGACAAGATCAAAACGGCTGGTACTGGTCGCTGCATGAGATGTGGCAATGGCGCTGGCCGCGCGTGACTGCCGCGCTTTCAGCGGGTGCGATGCTGGCTGTCGCGGGCGCCTTGATGCAGAAGTTGACAGGAAATCCGATGGCCAGCCCGGAAGTGCTGGGCGTCACCTCGGGGGCTGCTTTTGGCGTGGTTTTGCTGCTGCTGTTGGTTCCGGGGGATGTGTCATCGTGGCGTTGGCTGGCGGGGAGTGCCGGTGCGGGTGGCACACTGCTGCTGATCATGCTGTTGGCGAACCGCGGCGGTTATTCTTCCAGTCGTCTTCTGTTGGTGGGGATTGCGCTGAGTACCGTGTTTTCTACCCTGCTGACGTTTATTTTGGCGAGTGGCGATCCCCGTACCGGCGCGCTATTGGCCTGGCTGGCCGGTTCAACCTATAAAGTCAGTCCGCAGCAGGCGTACATATCGGCCCTTATTGCACTGGCATTACTGAGCGCTACCCCGCTGATACGCCGCTGGATTGCCATCATGCCGCTGGGCGCGAGCGTGGCCCAGTCCGTGGGGGTTGCGTTGCGTCCTGCGCGTATGTTGATTTTACTGCTGGCGGCAGGCCTGGTCGCAACCGCGACATTGGTGATCGGCCCGCTTAGTTTTGTTGGTTTGATGGCGCCCCATCTTGCCCGTTTTCTCGGGTTTCGCCGCGCATTGCAACAGGTTGTTATCGCTGCATTGCTTGGCGGCATGCTGATGCTGATTGCCGATTGGCTGGGGCGCGTGTTGATTTTCCCTTATCAAATTCCTGCCGGTCTGTTAGCGACATTCCTGGGGGCGCCGTATTTTATCCTGCTGTTACGTCGGCAACATTCTGCCTGAGAGTAAGAAGTAAAGCGTATCGCTGCTTGCATTTGTAAATCGAATTCGCATAATTGCGAAGCAGAATAATAATGATTTACATTTGCAATAAAGGGATAAAAATGACAGCGTTAATTCATATAGCACGTAAGCCAACCCGGCTTGCGGTGCTCATCGGGGCGTTCTGTGGCACGATGGCATTGCCGATTCTGGCACAGGACACCGCCTCAGTGGCTGCCAACACGGCAGCACAGCCGGCCTCTCCAAGCGATGGCGCAAACAGCAAAGATACCATGACGGTGATTGCCAAAGCGGAAGATAACTTCCGTGCCGGTGGCGATCAGTTGGTGCCTGCTTATCTGGATGGACAGATCGCCAACGGCGGACGCGTCGGCTTCCTCGGCCAGCAAAATGCGCGCGATGTGCCGTTCAATGTCGTCAGCTACACCAGCAGAATGATTGAATCACAGCAGGCGCAAACCTTGGGCGATGTGGTCAAGAACGATGCCTCGGTGCAAAGCGTGCGCGGCTACGGCAACTTTGCGGAAGCCTACCGTATTCGCGGCTTTAAACTGGACGGCGATGACATCACCATGGGCGGCCTGTTTGGTGTGATGCCGCGTCAGATTGTTTCCACCAACATGATTGATCGGGTTGAGATCCTGAAAGGGTCCAACGCGTTTCTTAACGGTGTTTCCGCAGGCGGCAGCGGCGTGGGCGGTGCAGTAAACGTGGAGCCTAAACACGCTGACGATGTGCCGCTCACGCGCGCTACGCTGGACTACACCTCTTCCTCACAGGTTGGGGGCGCGCTCGATGTTGGGCGGCGTTTTGGCGACGATAACCGCTTTGGGGTACGCGTCAACCTGCTGCACCGCGAAGGCGAAGCCGCGATTGACGATCAACGCGAGCGGGTTTCATTGGCCGCCGTCGTGCTGGATTATCGTGGCGATCGTTTCCGTTCCTCACTGGATGCGGGCTACCAGCATCAGTATCTGCACGGTGGGCGTTTGGGGATTAACGTTTCGACTACCGGGTTACAAGCCATCCCTGAACCGCCAACCAATACCCATAACTACAGCCAGCGCTGGATCTACACCGATATGAAATCCCGCTTCGGGATGCTGCGCGGCGAGTACGATCTGGATAATCATTGGACGCTCTATTCTGGCCTTGGCCTAAGCAACACCGAAGAGATAGGCAATTACAGCACGCCGAAATTGACCCTGGCCGGTGACGGTAGCGCGACGCTCGGGCGTTTAAGCACGGCGTATATCGCTCAGAACACTGCCTCGTTGGCGGGTATTCGCGGTAATTTTGATACCGGCCCGATCAAGCACGAAGTCAACCTGGGTTATTCGGGTATCCATACCAAGACCAAAGTGGCGTACACCATGTCCAAGTATGACTACGCCACGAATATCTATAACACGCCAGTAGTAGATTTTCCTGCGACCACCAGCAGCGCTGGGAGCATGGACTCACCGAAAATACGCAACCGTATGCAAAACTGGGGGCTGGCACTGTCGGATACGCTCTCGGTGCTGGATGACAGCGTGCGCTTTACCGCCGGGCTGCGCCGCCAGGAGATTCTGGTGCGCAATTATGAATACTCCGGTATTGAGAGCGGCACCGGGGGGCGTTTTGATCGTACTAAGGTGAGCCCGGTATTGGGCATTGTGGTAAAACCCTGGGAACACGTTTCGCTTTATGCTAACCACATTGAGGCATTGCAGCCTGGCACCAAAACGTCATCCTCGGAAGCGTTGAACCGTGGACAGGTATCAGGTATCTACGTCGCCAAGCAAAATGAAGTTGGGATTAAATTTGACTATCAGCGCGTCGGCGGGTCGCTGGCGTTTTACGAGATCAAGCGACCAAACAGCTTTATCGATCCTGTGACCAAGCTCTATGGTCTGAACGGCGAGCAGCGTAATCGCGGCGTGGAACTGAATGTGTTTGGTGAGCCGATGTATGGTCTGCGCCTTAACGGCAGCGCTACCTGGCTGGATGCCACTCTGACCAAAACGCGCGCAGGCGCCAATGACGGCAATGACGTGGTGGGCACACCCGGTTACCAACTGGTGTTTGGCAGTGAATATGATATCCCCTCGGTGGAGGGCTTGACGCTGTCTGGCACCGTGTTGCGTTACGGTTCACAATACGCCAACGAAGCCAATACGTTAAAACTGAAACCCTGGACGCGATTGGATCTGGGTGTGCGCTACAGTACGCCAATGAACGATCATACGCTGGTGTGGCGTGCCAATGTCGAGAACGTCACCAACGAAAAATATTGGGCCTCGGTGGATGATAGCGGAACGTACGTGACACAGGGCGATCCGCGCTCGCTGAAACTCTCGGTATCCGTGGATTTCTAATACTGACCGCGCCTGTTGCCAGGATTTACTGGCGCAGGCGCGTTATGATTTACAGCGGCAACGCCATGATCACCGCATCTTCGCGCCCATTGGCCGCCGGGTAATAGTTACGCCGCAGCGACACTTCGTTAAACCCCAATTGCTCATACAGGGCGATGGCGTTGGCGTTGGACGCGCGAACTTCCAGCCACAGCGTGGTAATGCCGCGCGCCTCCAGCGTTTCAATCAGTTGTTCCAGCAGATGCCGACCGTGGCCTTGCCGTTGGTGGGTGGGATGCACGGCAATATTGAACAATGTCGCTTCATCCAGCACCACCTGGGTAATGGCAAACGCCACCAGCGCATCGTCGAGCGTTAATTTCAGGTTCAGGTAGCATTCGCCCTGATTACTGTTAAAGGTGCTTTCCGTCCACGGAAAAGCGTGGCTTGCCTTTTCGATGGCAAAGGCAGCGTGCAAATCGTGGGGCGTGAGGGGCGAAATAACGTGCATGATAAACAACCTGAATTAATGGGCCTCTGAGGCTGCCAGCAAGGGAAGATGTTCACTGATTTGTTGCCACAGGGCGCGTTTGGCACTGGGGTTGGCGTAAAGCGCGTCCAGCGTCGGACTGTTCAATTGCACACCCGTCCAGGTGGGCGGCACATCAACCCCCAGGCACCAGCTATGGCAATGCGTCGAGGCGGGTAGCATGGCAATCTGTTCCGGTGTAAGGGGATACACCTGTTCAGGGCGCAGTGAGAAACTGTGCAGCACATCGCCAATCAGAGGGTCATGGGCGGCGGGGAGCGGAGTGGCAACGATCACCAGACGCGTTTGAGCGGGCAGGGTAACGGCAATCTCGCCCTGCAACACCGTGGGGCGACGTAACGTCCACTGCGTAATCCCCATCTGTTGTAAAAGCCAATCGCGTCTTGGTGCCATGATATCCCGTGCTCGGTTCGCCATGATAGCTGCGCTATGCTAACAAACCTGATACGGATGCGCCAATAAAGTGAACCGCAGCAGCGCGTTCCCCTTTACGCCTGATAATGACCATTGCCGTATTTTTCACACCGGTCTCAGCGGAAAGTAAAAGAGTTCACGTTAATGACGCTTCAATGTGATTTGTTGCAATGAGTACCAGATGCGCTCTTTGTCGCTGTCTTTTAAGTTAGCCTGGTCAAGAATATGGAGAAAGGTGACCTTGTCGGTGAACTGCTCGCCTTGAGTCAAGGTTGCCGTAATGCAAGAGAGAATATCGGTGTTCAACACGCTTATTTTTGATCTTACCTGAGGCAGTGGGTCTGGCCGCCAGCCACTTTCTGCAACAGACAGCCAGTCAGCGCGGTAACGATATTGGATGGCTTTAGCGGCATCCATCTGTGCCTGGATAAACGGTTTTACCGACTCGCCGCGCAACCCGAGCTTTTCTGCCACTGCGACTGAGTTGGTCAGCACATTGATTTCCTGAGGGACGTCTTCAATAGCAAGGTGTTTTTCCGCTTTATACCCTGCCACATCCTTCATGTAAGACAACCGCTGGTTAATCAATGAGGCCAGATCGCCGCAATCAGCCGGGGAGGCTAATGCTGTTTCGGAAAAAAACAGTCCGGCTAAAAGTAGCGACCTTGCTGACACTTTACTAAACATTTAACGTCACCTTTTGCTGTTAGGGGGATATATGCCTTCGATGTAGATTCCATCGATGGGAATAATAGCGGGTCAGCCAAATGCGTTAATAAACGCAGGCTTAATAGATAGCCATCTCGCGTACCTGCGCGTCATTGCCAAAGCTGGCAACGGCGTTGTGTTTGCATTCTTGCCGTTTTGCGCCCCTGCAACCGGGTGAATTTAGGGTATAATCGCCGTTCTATTTTTGAGGAGCGAACACCTGATGTCAGCATTAACCCCCGCCAGTGAAGTGATACTGCGCCACAGTGACGAATTTATTTCACGCCGCGTGCTGTTTGCCGGCGACATTCAAGACACGTTACCAGCGCAGTTTGACGCGGCGGAGGTGCACGTGCATCTCACGCAATATCACCACTGGTTACCGCTGAACAAAGCCATGGGCGATAACGCGCAGTTTGGTTTGCTGGTGGATGCTGAGCAGGTTGCCGCTTGCGATACCCTGATTTACTACTGGCCGAAGAGCAAACAGGAAGCACAGTTCCAGCTCGCCGACCTGTTATCGCATATTGCCGTTGGCAGCGAGATTTTTGTAGTGGGTGAGAACCGCAGCGGTGTGCGCAGCGCGGAAGGCATTCTCGAAGGCTTTGCCACCTTGACCAAAATTGACAGCGCGCGGCGCTGTGGGCTTTACCATGGTCAATTAGACGCTTCTGTTGAGTTTAATCTCGATGACTGGAAAGACAGCTATTACGTCGAGGATGTGCCGGTCGCGACCTTGCCGGGCGTCTTTAGCCGCGATGGTCTTGATGTCGGCAGCGCGCTGCTGTTATCCACCTTTGCGCCGCACATGAAAGGCAAGGTGCTGGATATTGCCAGCGGCAGTGGCGTAGTGGCAGCGGTGTTGGCAAAACAGTCCTCTAAGCTGCGCTTGACGCTGAGCGATGTCAACGCGGCAGCGTTGCTGACCAGCCGTGCGACATTGACGTTAAACGAATTGGAAGGTGATGTGATTGCCAGCGACGTTTACTCGGATATCGCCGGGCGTTTTGACCTGATCGTCTCCAATCCACCGTTTCACGATGGCTTGCAAACCAGCCTGAGTGCGGCCGA
This genomic interval carries:
- the rsmC gene encoding 16S rRNA (guanine(1207)-N(2))-methyltransferase RsmC; the encoded protein is MSALTPASEVILRHSDEFISRRVLFAGDIQDTLPAQFDAAEVHVHLTQYHHWLPLNKAMGDNAQFGLLVDAEQVAACDTLIYYWPKSKQEAQFQLADLLSHIAVGSEIFVVGENRSGVRSAEGILEGFATLTKIDSARRCGLYHGQLDASVEFNLDDWKDSYYVEDVPVATLPGVFSRDGLDVGSALLLSTFAPHMKGKVLDIASGSGVVAAVLAKQSSKLRLTLSDVNAAALLTSRATLTLNELEGDVIASDVYSDIAGRFDLIVSNPPFHDGLQTSLSAADRLIREAPKHLNIGGQLRIVANAFLPYPALLDATFGNHEVLAQTGRFKVYQATLTRASKHAKSTAR
- a CDS encoding chorismate mutase produces the protein MFSKVSARSLLLAGLFFSETALASPADCGDLASLINQRLSYMKDVAGYKAEKHLAIEDVPQEINVLTNSVAVAEKLGLRGESVKPFIQAQMDAAKAIQYRYRADWLSVAESGWRPDPLPQVRSKISVLNTDILSCITATLTQGEQFTDKVTFLHILDQANLKDSDKERIWYSLQQITLKRH
- the fhuD gene encoding Fe(3+)-hydroxamate ABC transporter substrate-binding protein FhuD, with protein sequence MIIITFLMIGLSGAFSRRHLLKLAALSPWFTSGFVSASDPIVNLERIIALEWRPVELLMALGITPLAVAEKGNYHRWVVEPALSDRVIDVGLRNEPNMELLQRLNPSLFLVSQGFGPDIEPLTRLAPCFASGFRDAQHQPLDAARRDLLLLGQRLNLTRIAEQHLIECDRELDTLAQRLGAYSPRPLLLFSLLDSRRALVMGHNSLFNNVLTRLGLTNAWQEETNFWGSAVVGIERLVRYEDVQALFFVQGDTALLDAVSQSELWRMMPFVRDNRWKTLPAVWFYGATFSALRFARLLVQALESKA
- the fhuF gene encoding siderophore-iron reductase FhuF, which gives rise to MNSCGLEQQHAEIRRAIETRFLLSAPDGAALFPTTLLQAPLTAGLPSWLHTLTQGQPEQAIPYLISRWSQWYFALLVAPWVYVHLRHQWQLPYHLTDIAYVQSEQGTPQRFVLSSLGSPVEERQWQAFLPLIDEHIAPVCQQLSALSGLSAALFWNNAGVRFYQGMNQAEQEGADVRHAADLLDRAELANGEKNRLYQPIRLRTLPSGEQKKERRHCCLIYRLEGGALCPSCPRLRAEHRKRTTGIKG
- a CDS encoding DNA polymerase III subunit psi codes for the protein MAPRRDWLLQQMGITQWTLRRPTVLQGEIAVTLPAQTRLVIVATPLPAAHDPLIGDVLHSFSLRPEQVYPLTPEQIAMLPASTHCHSWCLGVDVPPTWTGVQLNSPTLDALYANPSAKRALWQQISEHLPLLAASEAH
- the rimI gene encoding ribosomal protein S18-alanine N-acetyltransferase; translated protein: MHVISPLTPHDLHAAFAIEKASHAFPWTESTFNSNQGECYLNLKLTLDDALVAFAITQVVLDEATLFNIAVHPTHQRQGHGRHLLEQLIETLEARGITTLWLEVRASNANAIALYEQLGFNEVSLRRNYYPAANGREDAVIMALPL
- a CDS encoding TonB-dependent receptor, with amino-acid sequence MTALIHIARKPTRLAVLIGAFCGTMALPILAQDTASVAANTAAQPASPSDGANSKDTMTVIAKAEDNFRAGGDQLVPAYLDGQIANGGRVGFLGQQNARDVPFNVVSYTSRMIESQQAQTLGDVVKNDASVQSVRGYGNFAEAYRIRGFKLDGDDITMGGLFGVMPRQIVSTNMIDRVEILKGSNAFLNGVSAGGSGVGGAVNVEPKHADDVPLTRATLDYTSSSQVGGALDVGRRFGDDNRFGVRVNLLHREGEAAIDDQRERVSLAAVVLDYRGDRFRSSLDAGYQHQYLHGGRLGINVSTTGLQAIPEPPTNTHNYSQRWIYTDMKSRFGMLRGEYDLDNHWTLYSGLGLSNTEEIGNYSTPKLTLAGDGSATLGRLSTAYIAQNTASLAGIRGNFDTGPIKHEVNLGYSGIHTKTKVAYTMSKYDYATNIYNTPVVDFPATTSSAGSMDSPKIRNRMQNWGLALSDTLSVLDDSVRFTAGLRRQEILVRNYEYSGIESGTGGRFDRTKVSPVLGIVVKPWEHVSLYANHIEALQPGTKTSSSEALNRGQVSGIYVAKQNEVGIKFDYQRVGGSLAFYEIKRPNSFIDPVTKLYGLNGEQRNRGVELNVFGEPMYGLRLNGSATWLDATLTKTRAGANDGNDVVGTPGYQLVFGSEYDIPSVEGLTLSGTVLRYGSQYANEANTLKLKPWTRLDLGVRYSTPMNDHTLVWRANVENVTNEKYWASVDDSGTYVTQGDPRSLKLSVSVDF
- the fhuB gene encoding Fe(3+)-hydroxamate ABC transporter permease FhuB; translated protein: MRTFGLLWLSALTLVAIGLTGVNFSQLVPSHLWWHSIWNPDGQDANQMLFHFSLLPRTVLSLLVGSSLGLVGVLFQQILRNPLAEPATLGVSAGAQLGLALATLWALPGGETTRQLATIVGAIAAGAIVFGVASGRRMSPITLILAGLVVGLYCGAVKSLLTLFNHERLQSLFLWGSGMLNQYDWSAVSFLWPRMLIGLVIVLLMIRPLAMLALDDAVIRSLGVNLTMARIAGLGIAMVLSAMLVSVAGVIGFIGLFAPLLARMLGARRFGPQLALAMLVGALLLVISDQCIILLAHYWREVPTGVATALVGAPVMLWLLPHLRHVNVPSVDTVHQSVRERALSTPLLTLYAALLLLLLLIALASGQDQNGWYWSLHEMWQWRWPRVTAALSAGAMLAVAGALMQKLTGNPMASPEVLGVTSGAAFGVVLLLLLVPGDVSSWRWLAGSAGAGGTLLLIMLLANRGGYSSSRLLLVGIALSTVFSTLLTFILASGDPRTGALLAWLAGSTYKVSPQQAYISALIALALLSATPLIRRWIAIMPLGASVAQSVGVALRPARMLILLLAAGLVATATLVIGPLSFVGLMAPHLARFLGFRRALQQVVIAALLGGMLMLIADWLGRVLIFPYQIPAGLLATFLGAPYFILLLRRQHSA